From Legionellales bacterium, the proteins below share one genomic window:
- the yihA gene encoding ribosome biogenesis GTP-binding protein YihA/YsxC, with product MTASHYQRAEFLTSAAKLSQLPTDSGFEVAFAGRSNAGKSSALNCLCQQRTLAKTSKTPGRTQLINLFRLDDTRRLVDLPGYGYAKVSEETKLRWQNTLAAYLELRQCLRGLILLMDSRHPLTELDCNMLHWSAERNLPVHVLLTKADKLNQNDKSQVLREVKKQLPLWHPEASVQLFSALKKTGLDELFQQLDTWYELSSHSA from the coding sequence ATGACAGCATCGCATTATCAACGCGCTGAGTTTTTAACCAGTGCTGCAAAATTATCACAATTACCTACCGATAGCGGTTTTGAAGTCGCCTTTGCAGGACGCTCGAATGCAGGTAAGTCTTCGGCCTTAAATTGTTTATGTCAACAACGCACGTTGGCAAAAACCTCGAAAACACCTGGACGCACCCAACTGATTAACTTATTTCGCTTAGATGACACAAGAAGGTTAGTCGATTTACCGGGATATGGTTACGCCAAAGTCTCTGAAGAAACGAAATTACGCTGGCAAAATACGTTAGCTGCGTATTTAGAATTACGCCAATGTTTGCGCGGACTGATTTTATTAATGGATTCTCGGCATCCCTTAACAGAACTGGATTGTAATATGTTGCATTGGAGTGCAGAGCGTAATTTACCCGTACATGTTTTATTAACCAAAGCTGATAAACTCAATCAAAACGATAAAAGCCAAGTCTTGCGGGAAGTTAAAAAACAATTACCCTTATGGCATCCTGAAGCTTCGGTGCAATTATTTTCTGCATTGAAAAAAACAGGGCTAGATGAACTTTTTCAGCAATTAGATACCTGGTATGAATTAAGCTCGCATTCAGCGTAA
- a CDS encoding DSD1 family PLP-dependent enzyme: MRELDFYIGHSKWDLDTPCLTLDRKLLQQNLLTMQAYVKSKRKNLRPHVKTHKCSKIAKLQLQTGSIGISCAKISEAMVLIQKNVRNILITSPITTPEKIDHLINCFSEDPEITVVVDNLSNAQMLNEAARSADHSLNVLVDIDPNVGRTGVSFYDAIEFAKSIHAYSHLAVRGVQCYAGNIQHIKSYSERKKISQQYMRQAGEILTALQQLNLPAEILTGTGTGTYDIDCDIPEVTEIQPGSYIVMDADYFNIESASAKNFCTFKPALTLLSTVISNNHPSHVTLDAGLKALYLDNSRPLVIHPANCHLEYEWGYGDEHGKLLKPNDMRIALNTKIELMVSHCDPTMNLFDHLYITQDDRIIDIWPIDMRGKSQ; the protein is encoded by the coding sequence ATGCGCGAATTAGATTTTTATATTGGTCATTCCAAATGGGACTTAGACACGCCGTGTTTAACGCTCGATCGCAAATTGTTGCAACAAAACTTATTAACCATGCAAGCTTATGTGAAATCCAAACGTAAAAATCTCCGTCCGCATGTCAAAACCCATAAATGTTCTAAAATTGCAAAATTACAATTGCAAACGGGCAGCATTGGAATTTCTTGCGCTAAGATTAGCGAAGCCATGGTGCTTATTCAAAAAAACGTGCGTAATATTTTAATTACGTCACCAATCACAACTCCAGAAAAAATTGATCATTTAATTAATTGTTTTAGTGAAGATCCCGAAATTACCGTCGTAGTGGATAATTTAAGCAATGCACAAATGCTAAATGAAGCAGCAAGAAGTGCTGATCACAGTTTAAATGTGTTAGTCGATATTGATCCCAATGTTGGACGTACTGGTGTGTCATTTTACGATGCGATTGAATTTGCAAAATCCATTCATGCTTATTCTCACTTAGCCGTACGGGGAGTTCAGTGCTACGCTGGAAATATACAACACATTAAATCGTATTCTGAACGAAAAAAAATATCGCAGCAATATATGCGTCAAGCTGGTGAAATTTTAACGGCATTACAACAATTAAACTTACCCGCAGAAATTTTAACGGGAACGGGCACGGGAACCTATGATATCGATTGTGATATCCCCGAAGTCACCGAGATCCAACCTGGTTCCTATATTGTCATGGATGCCGATTATTTTAATATTGAATCTGCTTCCGCTAAAAATTTTTGCACCTTTAAACCAGCATTAACCTTATTATCAACCGTCATCAGCAATAATCATCCGAGTCACGTCACGCTTGATGCGGGATTAAAAGCACTCTATCTCGATAACAGTCGACCCTTAGTCATTCATCCTGCCAATTGTCATCTTGAATACGAATGGGGTTATGGCGATGAACATGGTAAATTATTAAAACCAAACGATATGAGGATCGCGTTAAATACTAAAATCGAATTAATGGTTTCACACTGCGATCCTACCATGAATTTATTTGACCATCTTTATATTACACAAGATGATAGAATTATTGATATTTGGCCAATTGATATGCGTGGTAAATCGCAATAG
- a CDS encoding helix-turn-helix transcriptional regulator — MNNNSTLKPHFGQVTTVSELGTLLRAFRKSHGLTLEKVSGLTNVSMRFLSELERGKETAEIGKTLATLYKLGLDIIIQPRTYRYHHEKDLQADE; from the coding sequence ATGAATAATAACTCAACGCTTAAACCCCACTTCGGCCAAGTCACTACCGTCAGTGAATTAGGAACACTTTTGCGAGCCTTTCGAAAAAGCCATGGCCTAACTTTAGAAAAAGTGTCTGGACTCACGAATGTGAGCATGCGGTTTTTATCGGAATTAGAACGTGGCAAAGAAACTGCCGAAATAGGTAAAACATTAGCAACGCTTTATAAATTAGGTCTAGATATTATCATCCAACCACGCACTTATCGCTACCATCACGAAAAGGATCTACAGGCTGATGAATAA
- a CDS encoding HipA N-terminal domain-containing protein, with translation MNNDRLIVWYEEKLVGELTPDNQGEIGFQYHDTWLDHGFAISQQLPLTSEKYLPTSKKAHNFFANLLPEGSARTHIIRDLKIIDNALLYKSNQQIQLAPFYDLVCTRAIARIDSKLAFAVGDKFNPNTITVEDWTQLAHACDIKSHYLIKLVNELAITLKENFSRVKEEFEKVHGSYPALQRVEKIIITQCNRTLKRFHNH, from the coding sequence ATGAATAATGATCGACTAATTGTTTGGTATGAAGAAAAACTAGTAGGAGAATTAACACCCGATAATCAGGGTGAAATAGGATTTCAATACCATGATACTTGGTTAGACCATGGGTTTGCTATTTCCCAACAATTACCGCTTACTTCCGAAAAATATTTACCTACCAGCAAAAAAGCTCACAATTTTTTTGCCAATTTATTGCCAGAGGGCAGTGCAAGAACCCACATTATTCGCGATCTGAAAATAATAGACAATGCTTTGCTTTATAAATCGAATCAACAAATACAACTTGCTCCATTTTATGATTTAGTTTGCACCAGAGCAATTGCTCGCATCGACAGTAAATTAGCATTTGCAGTTGGAGATAAATTTAATCCTAACACCATAACGGTTGAAGATTGGACTCAATTAGCCCATGCTTGCGATATCAAATCACATTATTTAATTAAGTTAGTTAATGAACTTGCCATCACTTTAAAAGAAAATTTCAGTAGGGTAAAAGAAGAGTTTGAAAAAGTTCATGGTAGTTATCCTGCTTTACAACGAGTAGAAAAAATCATCATCACCCAATGCAATAGAACGCTAAAACGCTTCCATAATCATTAA
- a CDS encoding cytochrome c4 encodes MKKVVGLLLLTSLMTFAHANGNVENGKKLAAACGACHGMNGVSNNPLYPNLAGQSQRYTYLQLQAFKKGANGGRVNPLMNGMAANLSDQDMQDLGAYFASLPAGHGETAANLATLGETIYRGGNLDKHIPACMACHGPDGKGNDEAGFPALAGQHAEYVLAQLQAYAKGERGKNMMSDISARLSKEEMEAVASFIQGLH; translated from the coding sequence ATGAAAAAAGTAGTAGGCTTATTATTATTAACCAGTCTCATGACGTTTGCACACGCCAACGGCAACGTTGAAAATGGCAAAAAACTCGCCGCGGCATGCGGTGCTTGTCATGGAATGAATGGAGTGAGTAATAATCCTCTTTATCCTAACCTTGCCGGACAATCGCAACGCTACACCTATTTACAATTGCAAGCCTTCAAAAAAGGTGCGAATGGTGGACGGGTCAATCCACTGATGAATGGCATGGCTGCCAATTTATCCGATCAAGACATGCAAGATTTAGGCGCGTATTTTGCGAGTTTACCCGCAGGTCATGGTGAAACAGCAGCCAATTTAGCGACCTTAGGCGAAACGATTTATCGTGGGGGTAATTTAGATAAACATATTCCTGCTTGCATGGCATGTCATGGGCCGGATGGTAAGGGTAATGACGAAGCAGGATTTCCCGCGTTAGCCGGTCAGCACGCGGAATATGTGTTAGCGCAATTGCAGGCTTATGCCAAAGGCGAGCGTGGTAAAAATATGATGAGTGATATTAGCGCAAGATTATCCAAAGAAGAGATGGAAGCGGTGGCCAGTTTTATCCAGGGCTTACATTAG